A window of the Henckelia pumila isolate YLH828 chromosome 3, ASM3356847v2, whole genome shotgun sequence genome harbors these coding sequences:
- the LOC140891855 gene encoding uncharacterized protein isoform X1, translating into MVTFFSTAQSSAKKLKTMGTGISKKTTPIKTRKSIRVSKRLAAQFSRRSEGPVDPEEDDAISVSNLPSVHVPTDEVSKPQSLVPPKDVSSTIHKAVSIDASDKIKAANILTEMPFMIPPLANVGLPEIVPASEKTSDTVNAPISLEDHASRRIQMCTLPIATMDLDFCFLQDVKNEPTPNTSSYPDTESIARATNIVSSLIHQDLFTLTDLQHQELLSAFQLLQCSPGFSASPLAWDSSKNARERDVNKFIEIGQSFDAVEEHLLQLKNDLAIHEARKAELLEEGESLRAQILAADDEICTKGTQLASQKTEYHRWKKALDESEAMQRECKLKWEELATAFG; encoded by the exons ATGGTTACCTTTTTCTCTACAGCTCAAAGTTCAGCCAAAAAACTCAAAACTATGGGAACTGGAATCTCAAAGAAAACTACTCCCATTAAGACGAGAAAGAGTATCAGGGTCTCAAAGAGATTGGCTGCACAGTTTTCACGCAGATCTGAAGGCCCTGTTGACCCAGAGGAGGATGATGCTATATCTGTCTCCAATTTACCTTCTGTTCATGTACCAACTGATGAGGTGTCTAAACCACAAAGCCTCGTGCCCCCAAAAGATGTCTCCTCTACTATTCATAAAGCAGTTTCCATTGATGCAAGTGACAAGATCAAGGCTGCAAACATTCTGACGGAGATGCCATTTATGATTCCCCCTCTTGCAAATGTAGGTCTTCCTGAAATAGTTCCTGCATCTGAGAAGACCTCGGACACTGTTAACGCTCCAATCTCTTTAGAG GATCATGCATCTAGGAGAATTCAAATGTGTACACTGCCTATTGCCACGATGGACCTGGACTTTTGCTTCCTGCAAGATGTGAAAAATGAACCAACTCCTAACACTTCATCATATCCTGACACCGAATCTATTGCTCGTGCTACCAACATTGTCAGCTCCTTGATCCACCAAGATTTGTTCACATTAACCGATCTACAGCATCAAGAACTATTATCAGCCTTCCAACTGCTTCAATGCTCTCCAGGATTTTCTGCGTCTCCCCTAG CTTGGGATTCTTCCAAGAATGCTAGAGAAAGAGATGTCAATAAATTTATTGAGATAGGTCAGAGCTTCGATGCTGTGGAAGAGCATTTACTGCAATTGAAGAACGACCTTGCTATTCATGAAGCCAGAAAAGCAGAATTACTGGAAGAAGGTGAATCTCTCAGGGCACAAATATTGGCTGCCGATGACGAAATTTGCACCAAAGGGACCCAACTAGCAAGTCAAAAAACTGAGTACCATAGATGGAAAAAGGCTTTAGATGAATCTGAAGCTATGCAGAGAGAATGCAAGCTGAAGTGGGAAGAACTAGCAACCGCCTTTGGGTAG
- the LOC140891855 gene encoding uncharacterized protein isoform X2 has product MGTGISKKTTPIKTRKSIRVSKRLAAQFSRRSEGPVDPEEDDAISVSNLPSVHVPTDEVSKPQSLVPPKDVSSTIHKAVSIDASDKIKAANILTEMPFMIPPLANVGLPEIVPASEKTSDTVNAPISLEDHASRRIQMCTLPIATMDLDFCFLQDVKNEPTPNTSSYPDTESIARATNIVSSLIHQDLFTLTDLQHQELLSAFQLLQCSPGFSASPLAWDSSKNARERDVNKFIEIGQSFDAVEEHLLQLKNDLAIHEARKAELLEEGESLRAQILAADDEICTKGTQLASQKTEYHRWKKALDESEAMQRECKLKWEELATAFG; this is encoded by the exons ATGGGAACTGGAATCTCAAAGAAAACTACTCCCATTAAGACGAGAAAGAGTATCAGGGTCTCAAAGAGATTGGCTGCACAGTTTTCACGCAGATCTGAAGGCCCTGTTGACCCAGAGGAGGATGATGCTATATCTGTCTCCAATTTACCTTCTGTTCATGTACCAACTGATGAGGTGTCTAAACCACAAAGCCTCGTGCCCCCAAAAGATGTCTCCTCTACTATTCATAAAGCAGTTTCCATTGATGCAAGTGACAAGATCAAGGCTGCAAACATTCTGACGGAGATGCCATTTATGATTCCCCCTCTTGCAAATGTAGGTCTTCCTGAAATAGTTCCTGCATCTGAGAAGACCTCGGACACTGTTAACGCTCCAATCTCTTTAGAG GATCATGCATCTAGGAGAATTCAAATGTGTACACTGCCTATTGCCACGATGGACCTGGACTTTTGCTTCCTGCAAGATGTGAAAAATGAACCAACTCCTAACACTTCATCATATCCTGACACCGAATCTATTGCTCGTGCTACCAACATTGTCAGCTCCTTGATCCACCAAGATTTGTTCACATTAACCGATCTACAGCATCAAGAACTATTATCAGCCTTCCAACTGCTTCAATGCTCTCCAGGATTTTCTGCGTCTCCCCTAG CTTGGGATTCTTCCAAGAATGCTAGAGAAAGAGATGTCAATAAATTTATTGAGATAGGTCAGAGCTTCGATGCTGTGGAAGAGCATTTACTGCAATTGAAGAACGACCTTGCTATTCATGAAGCCAGAAAAGCAGAATTACTGGAAGAAGGTGAATCTCTCAGGGCACAAATATTGGCTGCCGATGACGAAATTTGCACCAAAGGGACCCAACTAGCAAGTCAAAAAACTGAGTACCATAGATGGAAAAAGGCTTTAGATGAATCTGAAGCTATGCAGAGAGAATGCAAGCTGAAGTGGGAAGAACTAGCAACCGCCTTTGGGTAG
- the LOC140889157 gene encoding uncharacterized protein → MEIMVPSLHVAMQNHLIPELYHESMITELEDLDDIRMQALNSLMIQKEKVARSYNKRVKRKSFQEGDLVWKVIMPIRTKDQELGKWSPNWKGPFKVHRVLEGNAYWLASVEGEIHKRCINGKYLKVYVPSMHEEYES, encoded by the coding sequence ATGGAAATTATGGTTCCGTCGTTACATGTGGCCATGCAAAATCACTTGATTCCAGAGTTATACCATGAGTCTATGATTACGGAATTAGAGGATCTCGATGATATAAGGATGCAAGCTCTTAACAGCCTTATGATCCAAAAAGAGAAAGTGGCtcgaagctacaacaaaagagtgAAACGAAAGTCATTCCAAGAAGGAGACCTTGTTTGGAAAGTCATAATGCCTATAAGAACCAAAGATCAAGAACTTGGTAAATGGTCACCAAATTGGAAAGGACCATTTAAAGTTCATCGGGTGCTTGAAGGAAATGCTTACTGGTTAGCAAGTGTTGAAGGGGAAATCCATAAAAGATGTATTAATGGTAAATATTTGAAGGTGTATGTTCCTAGTATGCATGAAGAGTATGAATCATGA